The segment ATTCCTTTTTAGGCGGAACAGCGATTTCATAACTAAACTTATCCTGAATGAATTTAATTAATTCTTGTAGCTTTTCATCATCCACAACGGTGCATTTTTTACCTATTTTACCTGGCAAGTGTATATTTATCGAATTTTCAGACATCATAGATAGCCCGATTGTATTTTGAAATTTCATAAAGGCGTTCATCACCTCCATAAGATCACGTTCACTTACACAATCTAAGCATAGATAAACTTCGTATCCATTAGATTTAGGATGATAAGAATAAATCTGGTATAAAACGATGGTTTTTTATTGAAGAACTTGACATAACGATTTTTCAATTAAACAAACAATAAAGAGAGCATTTTACTGATTACAATGAAAATATCAATATTTTATTCTTAACCTAAAAATCTATTACAGCTTCAAATATACCTAATTGCGTTCTGCTATAAGCAGTGATAGTGGTAATTAATTATCAATATTTTCATAGGATTGCACCATCATTGTATATACAGCCTTATTACCTAACCAAGTAAAACCAACTTATTTCATGTAAGTTCTATTTTACCCAATAATAGATCATCAACAACCTCCAAACAAATTTCATCATAACTTTCTAAATCCTTATTCTCTTCTTTTATTGCCTGCATTTTTTGAATTGCTTCACGAATATCTTCAGGTAATATTTCATTAGGGGCATTATCTCCAGGCCAAGCAGCATCTCGCGTTGCTTTATTTGGCCATCGTGAATAAGCAACCCAAAGACCATCAGTGCCTTTATGCAAACAAGAACCAATCGCACCACATTTTTCTACAAAATAAGTCGCAATCTTATGCCAATATTGCTGATAAAGCGCCTCTTGGTGGGATTTAAGTTTAAACCGATAAATAATAGCAATCATGCCTGCTCCGTCATTATTCATAAAATATTTCTTCAATAATCCTTTTTTGCTCAAACGCTTCCACGCTATTTTTATCTTTTATCTGACATAGTTCAAAGCTTGCCTTCCACAATGCCCATGCACGAGCGCGCAGCCATGTATCTTTGTCCAAACTCATTTCTCTAATAAAAGTATCACGCGCATTGCTTTTTAAAAAAGTCCAGGCAATCACCAAGTCGCAAGCAGGATCACCTATCGCTATACCACCAAAATCAATGATGGCAGATAATTTGTCATTTTGTAGCAGCATATTACCAATCGCAAAATCGCCATGGATCCATACCGGCGGTTTATGCCACTTTGTTTTGCAAGCACGTTCCCATAAATTGATTGCTTTAGTACCATCTATGATATCTGTCAATTCAGCTATTTGCTCTCTAGCACCTTTGTCATAAACGCTAACATGATCACCACGCCACCAATTATGCTGACCAGGATGCGGTCCCTCAACGTTTTTGATATTTTGTAGTGCTTTCAAAAATTTTGCTAAATCAAATGCAAGTGTCTCTTTGACTTTATCATTTAAAACAAGAAGATTGACGCTTTTTCCCGGAAGCCATTTGTAAATTGAAAATGGATATGGGTAATCTTTAGAAGCCAAGCCCATTTTTATA is part of the Candidatus Berkiella cookevillensis genome and harbors:
- a CDS encoding aminoglycoside phosphotransferase family protein, translating into MTNISQSFDITSELAQKLINNQFPKYAHLPISAVEKQGHDNRTYRLGSELLIRMPTAESYALKVPKEQDLLPKLAPYLTTNIPVPIKMGLASKDYPYPFSIYKWLPGKSVNLLVLNDKVKETLAFDLAKFLKALQNIKNVEGPHPGQHNWWRGDHVSVYDKGAREQIAELTDIIDGTKAINLWERACKTKWHKPPVWIHGDFAIGNMLLQNDKLSAIIDFGGIAIGDPACDLVIAWTFLKSNARDTFIREMSLDKDTWLRARAWALWKASFELCQIKDKNSVEAFEQKRIIEEIFYE
- a CDS encoding antibiotic biosynthesis monooxygenase family protein, which translates into the protein MNNDGAGMIAIIYRFKLKSHQEALYQQYWHKIATYFVEKCGAIGSCLHKGTDGLWVAYSRWPNKATRDAAWPGDNAPNEILPEDIREAIQKMQAIKEENKDLESYDEICLEVVDDLLLGKIELT